A DNA window from Trichosurus vulpecula isolate mTriVul1 chromosome 2, mTriVul1.pri, whole genome shotgun sequence contains the following coding sequences:
- the LOC118835687 gene encoding serine/arginine repetitive matrix protein 1-like: MAAADSVQQRRQYRRQNQQSSSEDERPKRSNVKNGEVGRRRRHSASRSASPSPRKRQKESSPRRRRRSPSPPPARRRRSPSPAPPPRRRRSPTPPPPPPRRRTPSPPPRRRSPSPRRYSPPIQRRYSPSPPPKRRTASPPPPPKRRASPSPPPKRRVSHSPPPKPRSSPVTKRRSPSLSSKHRKGSPPSRSTRETRSPLPNKRHSPSPRPRLPHTSASPPPLRRGASSSPQRRQSPSPSTRPIRRVSRTPEPRKAKKWSPVCKRVSSSRSASRSPEPAAKKHQAPPSPTQSQSPSTNWSPAAPVKKAKSPTPSPSPARNSDQEGGGKKKKKKKDKKHKKDKKHKKHKKHKKEKAAAAAAAAVASTTTSAQEEPEAETEPKKETESEAEDNLDDLEKHLREKALRSMRKAQVSPQS, encoded by the exons aaGACGAGCGACCGAAGAGATCAAACGTGAAAAATGGAGAAGTGGGAAGGCGTCGACGACATTCAGCCTCCCGGAGTGCATCCCCATCACCACGGAAACGCCAGAAAGAGTCCTCTCCTCG CAGACGGAGAAGAAGTCCATCACCACCACCGGCCAGACGACGGCGCTCTCCTTCTCCTGCCCCTCCACCCCGGCGGCGGAGGTCTCCCAcaccgccgccgccaccaccacggCGCAG gactccttctcctcccccacgtCGACgctcaccttctccaagaagataCTCTCCTCCAATCCAGAGAAGAtactctccttccccccctcctaaGAGAAGAACAgcttccccaccaccacctcccaagcGAAGAGCATCGCCATCGCCTCCCCCAAAGCGACGGGTCTCCCATTCGCCACCTCCGAAGCCAAGAAGTTCCCCTGTTACAAAGAGACGTTCCCCTTCCTTATCATCTAAGCATAGGAAAGGGTCACCCCCTAGCCGATCTACCCGAGAAACCCGGTCTCCTCTACCAAACAAACGGCATTCACCTTCACCACGGCCTCGACTTCCTCATACCTCTGCAAGTCCTCCCCCACTCCGAAGAGGAGCTTCATCTTCACCCCAAAGAAGGCAGTCCCCATCACCAAGCACTAGGCCTATCAGGAGAGTCTCCAGAACCCCGGAacccagaaaagcaaaaaagtgg TCCCCAGTCTGTAAGAGGGTCTCATCTTCCAGATCTGCCTCCAGATCTCCTGAGCCAGCAGCTAAGAAACACCAAGCACCTCCATCCCCCACCCAGTCTCAGTCCCCATCCACAAACTGGTCGCCAGCAGCACCTGTCAAGAAGGCTAAAAGCCCCACGCCGAGCCCATCGCCTGCCAGG AATTCAGACCAGGAAGGtggtgggaagaaaaagaagaagaagaaggacaaaaaacacaaaaaggataagaagcacaaaaaacacaaaaaacataaGAAGGAGAAGgcggcagctgctgctgctgctgctgtggcatCCACCACCACATCAGCCCAGGAAGAACCTGAAGCAGAGACAGAGCCCAAAAAG GAGACCGAGAGTGAAGCTGAAGACAACCTGGATGACCTAGAGAAACACCTTCGGGAAAAGGCACTGAGGTCCATGAGAAAGGCGCAAGTGTCCCCACAGTCCTAG